In Mongoliitalea daihaiensis, one DNA window encodes the following:
- a CDS encoding DeoR/GlpR family DNA-binding transcription regulator, whose product MTIAERHKHILDELAKNGFVNVTDLSKELDVTVVTIRKDLKLLEDKGLLYRSHGSATPVSPYVNDRSVNEKKLVRVEEKLKIAQIAASLVDEDDAIIIGSGTTVVAFAQSIPKNKKLTVLTAAMNVTLALIDASEVEVVQLGGVVRKTSSSVVGHYAEEMLKQFACSKLFFSADGVSLEDGLTTSHMMEAHLNSQMMKGVQKIILLVDSSKFGKRGFGKICNLEDIDIIITDAGIPELYREKMEAMGIEVRVV is encoded by the coding sequence ATGACCATAGCAGAACGACATAAGCATATTTTAGACGAATTAGCAAAAAATGGTTTCGTCAACGTAACAGATTTGAGTAAAGAGCTGGATGTTACTGTGGTTACTATCCGAAAAGATTTAAAGCTCTTGGAGGATAAAGGTCTATTATATCGATCCCATGGTTCTGCTACTCCAGTATCTCCCTATGTCAATGATCGTTCTGTCAATGAGAAAAAATTGGTTCGAGTAGAGGAGAAATTGAAAATTGCTCAAATAGCTGCTAGTTTGGTAGATGAAGATGATGCCATCATCATCGGTTCGGGCACCACAGTAGTAGCATTTGCGCAATCCATTCCCAAAAATAAAAAGCTGACCGTACTCACTGCCGCCATGAATGTGACTTTAGCATTGATAGATGCTTCTGAAGTGGAGGTAGTTCAATTAGGTGGAGTAGTAAGGAAAACCAGTAGTTCGGTAGTAGGCCACTATGCAGAAGAAATGCTCAAGCAATTTGCCTGTTCAAAGTTATTTTTTAGCGCAGACGGTGTGAGTTTGGAAGATGGGTTGACGACTTCCCATATGATGGAAGCCCATCTAAATTCTCAGATGATGAAGGGTGTGCAAAAAATCATCCTGCTCGTTGACTCCAGCAAGTTTGGCAAAAGAGGTTTTGGTAAAATCTGCAATTTGGAAGATATCGACATCATCATCACTGACGCAGGTATTCCCGAACTTTACCGCGAAAAAATGGAAGCCATGGGGATTGAGGTGAGGGTTGTTTAG
- a CDS encoding phosphoglycerate mutase family protein yields MKKQFGFYTAIVFLAVLLLWSCGAKQEPKTIYVVRHAEKLLTGDDPYLSVAGTVRSKKLAEILSDKQIEHVFSTDFIRTRATAQPLIEKIPGLTLEIYEVRKHDDLVKELRKRKGNMLVVGHSNTIHHVVNYFVQEGEQYPELEDLEYGYIFEITLEKDGSSSVARREYREFN; encoded by the coding sequence ATGAAAAAACAATTCGGATTTTACACAGCAATAGTTTTCTTAGCAGTACTCCTTCTATGGTCTTGTGGGGCGAAGCAGGAACCGAAGACCATCTATGTGGTGAGGCATGCAGAAAAATTATTGACTGGGGATGATCCATATTTGAGTGTGGCGGGGACTGTGCGATCCAAGAAGTTGGCAGAGATTCTTTCCGATAAACAAATTGAACATGTGTTCAGCACCGATTTTATACGTACAAGAGCTACTGCTCAGCCGTTGATTGAAAAAATCCCCGGCTTGACCTTGGAGATTTATGAAGTCCGTAAGCATGATGATCTTGTGAAGGAATTAAGGAAGCGTAAAGGAAATATGTTGGTGGTCGGCCATAGCAATACCATTCACCATGTTGTCAATTACTTTGTTCAAGAAGGAGAGCAATACCCTGAATTGGAAGATTTAGAATATGGGTATATTTTTGAAATTACCCTTGAAAAGGATGGTTCCAGTTCGGTAGCTAGAAGAGAATATAGGGAGTTTAATTAG